A window of Methylobacterium bullatum genomic DNA:
GCCGATCTCAACGAAGAGGCAGCGAATTCCCAGGCGCTCACCACCCGCCAGTCGCTCGGCATCTCGGCGCTCTCCCTCGCCAACCAGGCGCAGCAGGGCGTGCTGCAGCTCCTCCGCTGAGGCAATTCGCCTGGCTCACATGACAAGAGGGCCGAAGCTCGCCGCTTCGGCCCTCTTGTCATTCAAACCTGGTCCGTTCGCGCCGGATTCAGGCGGTCTTCTCGAATGGCTGTTCCAGTTGCTCGGCCTTCGCGGCGGCGGCATTCGCATAGGCGCGGGCCTTCAGCACCAGCGCATCGGGCAACTGCACGACCACGTCTCCCGAACTCGGATCGACCACCTGATAGACGATCGCCTTGGTGTCCTGGTCGATGCGGATTCGCTGTGTGTTTTGCTCCACCACCTTCGGTTCCGGCGATTCGACGGCGGGGCGCTCGGTGGGAAGCTGGTCGCTGGAACGAATCTCGACCGTGACCGCCGGAGCCAGGGGCGCCGATGCCGTAACTGGTTGAGTGGGCTGGACCGAGCTCTGGACCGGCGGTGAAGGACGTGCCGGTGGGAGGGCGCCGAGTGGTGAGATCGCCATTTCACGCCGCTCCTCATATGGTCGTGGCATGCAACCAGAAACCACGTTGACAGTGAATCGGTTCTTAAGATGCCGTCATTGCCCACCCTTGTCCACGAGGATGCTGAAGACATCGCTACGGTAAAGAGTCGATTTTTAACGATTGGACCGGCGCGCAGTCAGATCTCCACCGCGTCCGGCCTCGTCGTGCCGACGCCCTGGGGATCGAAGGCGACGCTTTTCACCACGGCGTAGACGGCGCGGCCGGGCGCGAGGGCGAGATCGCGCACCGAGGCGCGGGTCAGGCGGGCCGCCAGCAGGACGCCGTTGCAGTCGATCTCCACCATGGACGCCGCCTCGCCGAGGGCGTGGATCGAGACGATGCGCCCTTGGAGCAGGTTGCGCGCGCTCAGACCCAGCGGCGGCTGCGTGGCGAGGAGGACATCACGCGCCGGCACGCGGATGCGCACCGCCGTTCCGGGGCTCCGCGTCAGGCGGGGAACGGAGAGCCGACCGGCACGCCCGCTCAGGCGCGTCAGGCCGGTCTCGGGGTCGGTCTCGCCCACGACCATGTCGAGGATCGCGCCGGCCTCGCCCCCTTGCGCGGCAAGAAGGTCCGCCCGGCGAAGCACCGTATCGGCCGTGCCGACGGCGGCGACACGGCCGGCCTCGAGCACCACGACGGTGCGCGCCAGCCGCGCCACCTCCGAGACCGCGTGGCTGACATAGACGATGGGCAAGCCAGCCTCGTCGCGCAAGCGCTCGATATAGGGCAGGATCTCGGCCTTGCGGGCCTCGTCGAGGGCGGCGAGGGGCTCGTCCATGAGCAGGAGCCGGGGCCGGCTGAGCAAGGCCCGGCCGATCGCCACCCTTTGCGCCTCGCCACCCGACAGGCCCGCCGGCCGCCGGTCGAGGAGATGACCGATGCCGAGGAGATCGACGACGCCGTCGAAGG
This region includes:
- the cysA_1 gene encoding Sulfate/thiosulfate import ATP-binding protein CysA, with protein sequence MSATRDSPTQDSVTLDIDVSLTRGSFSLDVAFTAGPGLTALFGRSGSGKTTVIDLVAGLARPDRGRIVVSGETLLDRERGIAVPAHRRRIGVVFQQARLLPHLSVRQNLGYGRAFARSHSDGIAFDGVVDLLGIGHLLDRRPAGLSGGEAQRVAIGRALLSRPRLLLMDEPLAALDEARKAEILPYIERLRDEAGLPIVYVSHAVSEVARLARTVVVLEAGRVAAVGTADTVLRRADLLAAQGGEAGAILDMVVGETDPETGLTRLSGRAGRLSVPRLTRSPGTAVRIRVPARDVLLATQPPLGLSARNLLQGRIVSIHALGEAASMVEIDCNGVLLAARLTRASVRDLALAPGRAVYAVVKSVAFDPQGVGTTRPDAVEI